A genomic region of Alnus glutinosa chromosome 11, dhAlnGlut1.1, whole genome shotgun sequence contains the following coding sequences:
- the LOC133881827 gene encoding auxin-induced protein 15A-like produces the protein MPLHHSLHISDTSNAYIYIHISFHIQTKTSHVLCSQILYFLLPFICDLHQLSGQIAMAIRLPGVINAKNILRRSNSFAKRAASRFMDVPKGHLAIYVGESEKKRFVVPVSLLNHPSFQELLGMAEEEFGFDHPMGGLTIPCSEDFFIGLTSCLHELL, from the coding sequence ATGCCTCTACACCATTCACTCCACATTTCAGATACTTCAAATgcttatatatacatacacatatcATTCCATATCCAAACCAAGACCTCTCACGTCTTGTGCTCTCAAATCCTTTACTTTCTTCTCCCTTTCATTTGTGATCTTCACCAGCTTTCTGGGCAGATAGCAATGGCCATTCGTTTGCCTGGTGTTATAAATGCTAAGAACATTCTCCGCAGATCAAACTCATTTGCAAAGAGAGCAGCTTCAAGATTTATGGATGTTCCAAAAGGCCACCTTGCTATATACGTTGGAGAGAGCGAAAAGAAGCGATTCGTAGTTCCAGTATCACTTCTGAACCACCCTTCATTTCAAGAATTGCTAGGCATGGCTGAGGAAGAATTTGGATTTGATCATCCAATGGGAGGTCTCACAATTCCCTGCAGCGAAGACTTTTTCATTGGTCTCACTTCTTGCTTACATGAATTGTTGTAA
- the LOC133881845 gene encoding auxin-responsive protein SAUR24-like, with amino-acid sequence MAIRLPGIAHAKHILRRSNSFGKQAAPRFADVPKGYLAVYVGESEKKRYVVPISFLNQPSFQELLNKAEEEFGFHHPMGGLTIPCSEDIFIDLTSSLHEF; translated from the coding sequence ATGGCAATTCGTTTACCTGGTATTGCACATGCTAAGCACATTCTACGCCGGTCAAACTCATTTGGAAAGCAAGCAGCTCCAAGATTTGCTGATGTTCCAAAAGGCTACCTAGCAGTATATGTTGGAGAGAGTGAAAAGAAGCGATATGTAGTTCCCATATCATTCTTGAACCAGCCTTCATTTCAAGAATTGCTAAACAAGGCTGAGGAAGAATTTGGATTCCATCATCCAATGGGTGGTCTCACAATTCCTTGCAGTGAAGACATCTTCATTGATCTCACTTCTAGCTTACATGAATTCTGA
- the LOC133881834 gene encoding auxin-responsive protein SAUR23-like, producing MAIRLPGVINAKNILRQSNTFAKKAASSFMDVPKGHLAIYVGESEKKRFVVPVSLLNQPSFQELLGKAEEEFGFDHPMGGLTIPCSEDLFIDLTSRLHQFL from the coding sequence ATGGCTATTCGTTTGCCTGGTGTTATTAATGCTAAGAACATTCTCCGTCAGTCAAACACATTTGCAAAGAAAGCAGCTTCATCATTTATGGATGTTCCAAAAGGCCATCTTGCAATATACGTTGGAGAGAGCGAAAAGAAGCGGTTCGTAGTTCCAGTATCACTTCTGAACCAGCCTTCATTTCAAGAATTGCTAGGCAAGGCTGAGGAAGAATTTGGATTTGATCATCCAATGGGTGGCCTCACAATTCCCTGCAGTGAAGACCTCTTCATTGATCTCACTTCTCGCTTACATCAATTCTTGTAA
- the LOC133881833 gene encoding auxin-induced protein 15A-like, producing the protein MAIRLPGITHAKHILRRSNSFAKKAASTFTDVPKGHLAIYVGESEKKRFIVPVSLLNQPSFQELLGMAEEEFGFDHPMGGLTIPCSQDFFIGLTSCLHELL; encoded by the coding sequence ATGGCTATTCGTTTGCCTGGTATTACACATGCTAAGCACATTCTTCGCCGATCAAACTCATTTGCAAAGAAAGCAGCTTCAACATTTACAGATGTTCCAAAAGGCCACCTTGCAATATACGTTGGAGAGAGCGAAAAGAAGCGATTCATAGTTCCAGTATCACTTCTGAACCAGCCTTCATTTCAAGAATTGCTAGGCATGGCTGAGGAAGAATTTGGATTTGATCATCCAATGGGAGGTCTCACAATTCCCTGCAGCCAAGATTTCTTCATTGGTCTCACTTCTTGCTTACATGAATTGTTGTAA
- the LOC133881842 gene encoding auxin-induced protein 15A-like: MAIRLPGITHAKHILRRSNSFAKQAASRFADVPKGYLAVYVGESEKKRFVVPISFLNQPSFQELLNKAKEEFGFHHPMGGLTIPCSEDIFIDLTSSLHEF, translated from the coding sequence ATGGCTATTCGTTTACCTGGTATTACACATGCTAAGCACATTCTCCGCCGGTCAAACTCATTTGCAAAGCAAGCAGCTTCAAGATTTGCTGATGTTCCAAAAGGCTACCTAGCAGTATATGTTGGAGAGAGTGAAAAGAAGCGATTTGTAGTTCCCATATCATTCTTGAACCAGCCTTCATTTCAAGAATTGCTAAACAAGGCTAAGGAGGAATTTGGATTCCATCATCCAATGGGTGGTCTCACAATTCCTTGCAGTGAAGACATCTTCATTGATCTCACTTCTAGCTTACATGAATTCTGA
- the LOC133881843 gene encoding auxin-responsive protein SAUR21-like has translation MAIRVPTIMHVKQVVRRSFLSGKEAAFTTKIVPKGYFAVYVGEYQKKRFILPMSYLNEPSFQKLLNEAAEEFGFDHPMGGLTIPCREEVLTDLTSRLNRL, from the coding sequence ATGGCTATTCGAGTTCCTACTATTATGCATGTTAAGCAAGTTGTCCGCCGGTCCTTTCTAAGTGGCAAAGAAGCAGCTTTCACAACTAAAATTGTTCCGAAAGGTTACTTTGCAGTCTATGTTGGTGAGTACCAGAAGAAGAGATTCATTCTACCTATGTCATACCTAAATGAGCCTTCATTTCAGAAATTATTAAATGAGGCGGCAGAAGAATTTGGGTTTGATCATCCAATGGGTGGTCTAACAATTCCTTGCAGAGAAGAGGTTCTTACTGATCTCACTTCTCGCTTAAACAGATTGTGA
- the LOC133881835 gene encoding auxin-responsive protein SAUR21-like: MGVIRLPVVTLAKQIVRMSTLTASRAASTSSDVPRGFLAVYVGEKQKQRFVVPVSYLNQPSFQDLLRKAEEEFEFNHPMGGLTIPCRVDTFIDVTSRLSGS; encoded by the coding sequence ATGGGAGTAATTCGTTTGCCGGTTGTTACTCTTGCTAAGCAAATTGTCCGGATGTCTACTTTGACTGCATCTAGAGCAGCTTCAACATCTTCAGATGTACCAAGAGGCTTCCTTGCTGTTTATGTTGGAGAGAAGCAGAAACAAAGATTTGTGGTTCCCGTGTCCTACTTAAACCAACCTTCATTTCAAGATTTGCTAAGAAAGGCTGAAGAAGAATTCGAGTTTAATCATCCAATGGGTGGTTTGACTATTCCCTGTAGAGTAGACACTTTCATTGATGTCACTTCTCGCTTGAGTGGCTCATAA
- the LOC133881851 gene encoding auxin-responsive protein SAUR21-like — MALLSGIMHAKRIVCRSVSGLAKSVPKGYFAVYVGEDHKKRFVVPISYLNEPSFQELLSEAEEEFGFDHPMGGLTIPCREDIFITLTSRLNAF; from the coding sequence ATGGCTCTTCTGTCTGGTATAATGCACGCTAAGAGGATTGTCTGCAGGTCTGTTTCTGGTCTTGCTAAAAGTGTTCCGAAAGGCTACTTTGCAGTATATGTTGGAGAGGACCATAAGAAGCGATTTGTGGTACCCATATCATACCTGAATGAGCCTTCCTTTCAAGAATTGCTAAGCGAGGCTGAGGAAGAATTTGGGTTTGATCATCCGATGGGTGGTCTCACAATTCCCTGCAGGGAAGACATCTTCATCACTCTCACTTCTCGCTTAAATGCATTTTAG